Proteins encoded together in one Thermococcus barophilus MP window:
- a CDS encoding ArsR/SmtB family transcription factor, with translation MTEVCKVYEEHLDKILKAREKLPEEELILEISDFFDALGNPTRLKILFALLEDELCTCDLSNITGLSVSAISHQLRILKDRKIVTYRKDGKNVFYRLDDEHIREILKVALKHMEE, from the coding sequence ATGACAGAAGTGTGTAAGGTGTATGAGGAACATCTTGATAAAATTCTCAAAGCCAGAGAAAAACTGCCTGAGGAGGAGTTGATCTTGGAAATCTCGGATTTTTTTGATGCATTGGGAAATCCAACGAGGCTTAAAATACTCTTCGCTCTCCTTGAAGATGAGCTTTGCACATGTGATCTTTCCAACATCACAGGCCTTTCAGTCTCAGCTATTTCTCACCAGCTGAGAATCCTGAAGGACAGGAAAATCGTTACCTACAGGAAAGACGGTAAGAACGTCTTCTACAGGCTGGATGACGAGCATATAAGGGAGATTTTGAAAGTCGCGTTAAAGCACATGGAGGAATAA